GAGACACTTGGATGAATGATTGTTTAGTTATTTATATTGACAAAAATATATTTCATGAAGTTGAAAATGAGAAAGTTGTAAAccgttatcaaaatatgaaaactcgtCGTGAacaattgtaaatagtttagtttgtttttgaaataaaattattattgcattaataattttgagttttctttttatgtttttcatggaatataCATATCATTTGTATTTGTTggtgaatttatttattttttgcttaaaaaattagaaaaagagtagataaaaaattttagtgttatttttcCCTCCACTAAGATTTTTTTCTGGCTCTGCCACTGATTGAACTCACCAAACAGAATTTTTAACTACAAGGCTTTTTTTATTGTCTCAATCACAGCCATATATTCTACGTCTATAGTAGATAAAGTTGTAACAAGTTGTAAAGTAACTTTCCAACTAGCTACACAACTACCACTGCAAAATACATAATTTGGAAGTGATATTTTTCTATCAAGATCACCGGCATAGTTAGAGTCCACAAAACCAATCAAAAtgtcattatttcttccaaattctATGCAACTATTTGAATTTTCTCGCAAGTATTTGAGAATCCAGTTCACAACCTACCTATATGCTTTTCTAGGATAAGACACATATCTAATAACAATATTGACTGCTTGTGCAATATCTGGATGGGTATAAGCTATCACATACATAATATTGTCAACTATACTGGAATAAGAAACCAATGCCGtataatcttcctcttcaactATGGTAACTGAGTAACAGATAGACAAAAATAACTAACAAGAGGAGCAGTCACAGATTTAGCATTTTTCATGCCAAATTTCTCGAGGACTTTATCAAGGTAATTTTTCTAGATCAAGATTAACTTTTCAACTCCTCAATTTCTCTTGATctccatgccaagaattttcttagctgctcTCAAATGTTTCATCTCAAATTCACTGCTTAACTGTAATTTTAAAGTGTgaatttttgacaaatttttagCCGCGatgagcatgtcatcaacataaaaCCACAAATAATCTAGATAAGGATTTCTTTAGCAAATAAACATAGTGTTCCTTAACTATCATACATACTCCTTGAATAATCATAACACAATATGAAAGAATCAAATCTCTTATACCACTGTGTTGGaaactgtttcaatccatataaggatttctttAGCAAGCAAATATAGTGTTCCTTTCCTTTAATTTCGAATCCCTGAGGTTACTTcatataaattttcttttcaagttcatcATGTAAGAAAACTGTCTTAACATCAAACTACTCCAACTCCAAATCATACTTGGCAATTAAATCAGGCAAAACACGAATAGAGTTATATTTAACAACAGgtgaaaataattattaaatCAACATCGTGTACTTGACTATATCCTTTTGCAGCCAATCGTGCTTTGTGCCCTATATCTTCAACCCCTGGAAtacattttttcttcttaaaaaCTCATTTGCATCCAATAATTTTCTTATCTGAAGGCTGTTTCACAAGAATCCAACTTTCAATTCGGTGGAGTGATTCAATTTATATGCAAAATCAATCACTTTGTAAAATCATCACAAGAGATTACCTCTGAATAGGTAGTAGATTCACCAATTCCATCAATTTCTTCTGCAACAGACAAAGTATATACAACCAAATCTGCATATTTTTGTAGTGGTCAAATATCCCTTCTTGGTCAATCTTTGACTATGGAATGTTGCTCTTCTTCTGAATTATTTTCATCAGTAGGTTCAAGTGCATTTACTGATATTTATTGAATAGAAAGATCAGGTCTATCAATCTCAAACTCTACTTGTTTCTACATACTATCATCTGCATAACAAGAATTAGAAGATTCCTTCTTGAAAGATAACATAAAGAATTcatcaaaaataacatatttacTGATCATAAattttaaaagtttaggatCAGAACACTACAACCTATACCTTTTTATCCCAAAAGCatactcaagaaaaatatactTTTTAGTTTGAAACTCCAATTTTTCATCATTGACATGTAGGTATATTGGACAAGAAAAAACTTTTAAATCAGAATAATCAGCAGGAGTACTTGACGAAATTTTCTCAGaaattttgaaatcaagagCTACAGAAGGAGCATAGTTGACAATGTAATAAGTCATAGAGATCGTTTTTGTTCAAAAGTCCTTTGTCAACCCTTCATTAGAGATTATGTGTCATTCTCTATCCAAAATTATTTTGTTCATATGTTTGGCCATACCATTTTGTTGAAACTTCATCCTGACAGTGTGGTGTCGAATAATTCCTTCATTCTTGCAAAACTCATCCAATTCACCTTCGCAAAATTTCGTGCCATTATCTGTTCTAAACCGCTTGATCTGTCTACTTACCTGTTTCTCAATGAAAACTTTCTATTGCTTGAAAGTGAGGTAAACATCATTCttttatttaagaaaataaacTCAAACTTTTCTTGAATAATTATCAATAAAAGTCAACATATACTTGACACCACTCTTAGACAGAATACGAGTTAGATTCCATAAATCTGAATGAATATAATCATGAATGACACCACTAGTTTTGTCTATGAATTGCTAGTGAAACGAAACTAACTCTTTTCTATTTCTCAAAAACACATTGTTCATAGAATTACAATGGCTCAATGTGAGAACTCGTAAATTTATGTGTATATTTCGAATTATTTCATTACATTTAATCTgttattagaaatattatatgTAACAAATGAATGGTTGAACTAAATACATAATTGTATTCATATAAACattaaaatttaggaaaaatatatataataatacgaaagtaatacataaataaaatgataagcAAAATAATAGAATGGTGTAGAAATTTTAGGAATCAAATAAACATTTGATATGTATATTACCGTTTGTGTCATTCGAATATATTGGATGGTGGAATAAGTTATACGTCTAGTTGAATTTCTTTAAGATCAAATGTATGAAAATCTCCTAGATcgatatatttaaaaaattttcaaggtatatacaaattaaaacaaatgaCATATCGAAATATCGAGACAATGTGCGAGACAATAAAATCACGGACTCATGGCAAACAAATGACCTAAAATTAAAAGACCAAACCAACCTTAGAATTTTGGTTAATCTTCCATGCAGCCAAGAAACCAACTAACGGTACTACATAAAACGAAACAGAAAGAGGCATAATACTTGACTGAATTGGAACTGAATGGAAGCTATCTAAGAGGTGAAATGGAAGAAATTATGGAAGGAAGTGTTGTTTATCACACTGTCACATAGCTGGAAAATTTAGTGAACTAATGTCATAGTTGTTGACAGACTTGGTGCATGGTTTGGTCAAACTATCTGCTGCAGTTAGATGTTCCTTGTCCTAATTCATGCTAGACCAAATGTATGTTAAAGTACATAGTGTTTTAGGTAAGTGGAAGATGAAGTTCCTTCATGTGACTAATTGATCTTCTTATATTActgaaaatttgttaattttattttattattagtaCACTATATTTTACAAATGAACTAATTATGTCTAAATTAACTATGTGAAGGATAATGGATACCGGTATTGGTACTGGTAGTAATTCACAATCGTCGACTGCTGGAGCTGTCAATAGTGAACAATCAGCTAGTCAAAATCATAGACAAAAGTCTGATATAGCATGGAATTATTGTTTAGTAGGTGTGAATAGTCAAGGAAGAAGAACTTTGACATGTGGGTATTGTTTTAAAATAATTGCTGGTGGTGGTGACATTCATCGAATGAAACAACATTTGGCAGGAGAACAAGGCAGCATTGTTCCATGTTCAAAGGTTGACCCAGCAGTTAGACATGCTATTTTAGCATCTATGAAGGAGAAGGAGCATAAatctaaagaaaaaaaaggtgatTTTGGGGTGGAAAATCCATCGGCCACACTACTCATGCATTTGATGGCGATGAAGTTTTGGGAATTCCTTCTTCTTTAGCAAATGAGATGGGTTCATCTagtaaaagaaagagaaaggtcACTGCATGAAAAGGTATACGTGCTTTTTTTAAAGGTGGACGTGATACTTCTCAACCAACCATTAAAGCTTGTTTGCAAAgtaaggaaaaatgaaaaaatacgGACATGACTATTGCTCTTTGGTTTTATGATGCTTGCATTCCTATAAATGCTATTAATtctccattttttcaaaaagctATTGATCAAATAGCATCAATGGGTCATGGTTACAAAGGTCCATCTTATCATTCTTTGAGAGTTAACTTGTTGCGAAATGCTAAGAGATATGTGAAATTAGTTGTTGATTCTTTTAGAAATACTTGGGCAAAAATTGGTTGCACTATAATGGGTGATGGATGGAAAGACACTAGGCAAAGACCATTgataaattttttgatttattgtccTAAGGGTATTTCGTTCATTAAATCTGTGGATGCATCTGATATTGtaacaagtgcagaaaattTGTGCaatttatttgctaaaattGTTGAGATGGTTGGTTCAAATAATGTGGTGCACTTAGTTACTGATAATGCTAAAGCTGCTGGGTCTTTGTTAAGTGAAAGATATCTGAACATTTGTTGGTCACCGTGTGCTGCACACTGCatcaatttgattttgaaagaCATTGGTGATATGAATGATGTAAAAGCTATAGTGTCTCTTGCTTCAACGGTGACTGTTTTTATCTACAATCATAAGTTCACTTTGAATTGGTTAAGAAAGACTACAGGGTGGAAAGAAATTATTCGTCCAGGTGAAACTCGATTTGTAACTACCTTTCTTGCATTAAAAAGTTTGCATGATCATAAGGATAGTTTGCAATCTTTGGTTACTAGTGACGATTATAAAAAATTTCTGagaatagaaaaagaaaaagatgtgAAGCAAATCATTTTGGATGAAGGTTTTGAAATAACTGTTTGATTATGGTGCGAATAATGGGCCCTATCATTCATTTATTGCGTATTTGTGACACTGATCAAAGGCCTTCAGTGGGTTATGTTTATGAAGGCATGTTTAGAGCAATAAATGGCATCAAAAGGCTGTTTAGAAATAAAGAGAGATTGTACAAGCCTTATATTGACATCATCAATGATAGGTGAGATAGAATGTTGAGAAAAAAATCTACATGTTGCCGCTTATTATTTGAATCCTGCTTTTCAATATGAGAGTGTGACATTTTGTACACATTCAGAGGTTATAAATGGCTTGCTTGATTACATTGAAACAAAAGTGGATTGGTGCAACCCTGAAAAATTATCATAAGAGGTTGGAATGTATCGAGAAAGACAGGAGAGTTTTGGACGCAAACTTGCTATTCTTACTAGCAAATCTGATCGGCCaggtcatttatatttttttaatatctaAAACTTGTGAGTTTATTCTTTATTTgatataatattttaatatgATTGTGACAGAAAATTGGTGGAAGTTATATGGTTGTGATGCTCCGAATTTGCAAAAGCTTGCAATTAGAATTTTGAGTCAAACAGTTTCTTCTTCTGGGTGTGAACGTAATTGGAGTGTTTTTGAACGCATTCACACTAAAAAAAGGAATAGGTTGGAGCACCAAAGACTTAATAATCTTGTTTATGTGCACTACAATTTGCGTTTGCAACATAGGTATAATTGATTTTTTACTTTATTCTTTACATTTTATTTATAAAGTAATCTTAGATTTGTAACTAATGTATTTTATTGTAGGTTTGATCTCCGAAAGAGATCTTATGATCCCATTGATTATGAATCTATTGATAAAACGGAATTTTGGGTCATAGAAGAAGAACAAGATGGTGAGCTTATTTGTGATGAATTTGAGGAAGAACTCGAAGAACTTCCTAAAGATGATTCTCAACTAGTTGAAGGTTGGttttaatattaaaataaatatatttttaacttGTAATATGAGGTGCTAAAAGtgcatttttttaatttgaattttattataaatatgGATAAATTCTtaattgtttatttatttatttatttagatgATGAAAGTGAAGTTGGGGAAGATAATGCTATTGATTTGGAAGCATTTCAGCGTAGGCGCCTTTTGAATGATGATGAAGATAATGATTGgtaatataacatgttaattagtgATGTTTAGTAGTAATTGATTCTTTTAGTGTTTGGTTGTATCtttgtttttagaaaatttttgaattttttttagtttcaccaattagatttatatttttggtaataaattttttaatttttcaggTTAAATTGATGAAATTGTTAAAGAGGTGTTGTTGCCTTGTCATGCCAATGATGAAAGTTTGTTATTCAAATTGTTTGCCTTAAATATGAGTTGAACTCTGTTATGGACTTTTTGAGAATTGTAAAAGAATGTCaacatttattttattcattttgtgTTTTTGTTTGTGATAATTGATGAACATTTGGACTATATCTATCTATGTTtgtaatgaatttatgaaaacctgtgatgaattatgatattttagttatatttatcaTGTCAGGTTTCatgtataacttttagaaaatttattattatctcaacttaaatttaattttaagtTATATTAGTGAATGTATTTTAGGGACTTAAGTTATTAATAATCATGTTAGATTGTACATTAGCCGTTAAGTTTCAGTGTAGACTGTAGAGTGAAGAACTGTGAATTGTGAagtataaaaaaagaaaaaacgttGAACCGTTGAATCGGCCGGTCGGACCGTGAACCGTCCCTCTCTCCGGTTCATTGgtcggtccgagtttaaaaacattgattGAGACAGGAACCGATTTAGGGCGGCTAGATGGCCTGTTAGCCTCTGAACATCTCGGGGATTCCGAAGAGGAGACATATCTTGGATGGCTTTCACCTTGTTAGGATTAGCCTCAATGCCTCGGCAAGATACTAGGTATCCTAAGAATTTTTTCGAAGTGACTTTGAAGACGCACTTCTTCGGATTCAATCTAATCCTGGAACCTAGGAGAATGTTGAAAACCTTCCTCATATCAGACAGGAAGGCCGAAGTGGTTTGGCTTTTGAGAAGAATGTCATCCACATAAGCCTCTACATTGCGGCGTATCTGATCTTTCAAGATTCGGTTGACCAGCCTTTGGTACATTGCCCCGGTGTTTTTTAGCCCGAAGGGCATTGTAATGTAACAATAGACACCTTGGTCAGTATAAAACGCCGTCTTTTCCTGATCCTCCTCGCTCATTCGTATATGGTGATATCCTTTGAACGCGTCAAGGAAGCAGAGGATCTCATGCCCCATGGCCGAGTCGACGAAAGCATCTATTCTTGGCAGGGGGTAGCAATTTTTGGGGTAGGCCTTGTTAAGGTCGATGAAATTCAAACACATTCTTCACCCACCGTTGTCCTTTTCGACCATGACTGGGTTGGATAGCTAGGCCAAGTACTGAACTTTTCGGATCATCTTGGCGGGTAAAAGCTTGTCAACCTCTCCTGAGATAGCTTTACTGCACTCAAGGCTGAAGTGCCTCCGTTTCTGCTTCACCGGCTGGGCACGCGGGTCGACAATAAGCCGGTGTATCATGAGCTCGGGGGGCACTCCCGCAACTTCGTCTACAGTCCAGGCAAATACATCTCGGTGCTCCCTTATCAGGTCAATCATCTCTTATTTGAGGTGTGAGGGGAGACTCATCCCTACCTAGATCACTTGGTCGGGCCTTATCGCGTCCAAGGCTACCTCTTCCATCTTATCTCCGATCTCAAGCATGCCAGGCTTTCCAGTCTCTTGAGGATCGATGCAGTCTATGGAGAGGACGTTTGGCCTCTTCCCTTCGGCCTTTGACTCAGCCCGGGGGGTGACCGCGACTTGTATGGTAGCGAGGTAACATTCCCTAGCCGTGCTCAGATCGCCACTCACCTCGGCTACACCAACTGGAGTTGAAAACTTAAAACTCAGTTGGTAGGTGGAGTATACGGCCTTCAGAGCATTGAGCGTGGGCCGACCTATTAACATATTGTATGGGGAATCCGCTTTAATAACTGCAAAACTCACGGGGATAGTTCGGCAGTAGGGATGACGTCCAATAGTTACCATCAAAGATACCATCCCTTTTGGGTGGACTACGTGTCCCCTGAATCCTACGAGAGGAGTCCTAACGGGTGTGAGTTGTTCCCTCGTCAACTTCAAACTCTCAAAGGTTCGGTAGTATAAGACATCTACCGAACTTCCGGGGTCTACATATACTTTTTCGACGATGTAGTTATTGGTGAGAACCTTAATCACCAGAGTCTCGTGGTTATTGGAGGCGGCAGGGACAGGGTCACTGGGCCCATAAGTGATCACTTCAGATAGCCTGGAGTTGGACTTATCGGGGTTCAGGTTGGCGTGACGGTAAATCTTCTTTCCAGAGTTCTGACTATCCCCTCTCATTGGACTACCCTCGATTATGTTGAAGATCCCGACGATATTCGGGCCGTAGTCCGGGGATCCGTCTCTGGGAGGTCTCCCAAATTTCCTATAATCCCCGGAACCACGACTGTAACTTTTTGGTTCCCGCCTGTCTTCCCGACGTTGTTCTCCGCGGTTGTCGCAGCGGGAGTCATTTCGGTTGAAACCCCCATCCTTGGGGACGAACTGTCTCAAGTATCCTTACTTtatcaaattttcaatttcttttttcaaatcattACAGTTCTCGGTCTCGTGCTCAATGTCCTGATGATAGACACAGTGGAGGCTAAAatttctcttctctctcttcATGGCCATCTTTGAAGGGACTCGACCAAGGTGATTTTACTCCATTATGGCGAGGATGTGAGATCGGCTAGTGTTGAGGGGAGTTAGTTCGGCATCAGAAACGGATGGTCTCCTCTTTGCGATCCTTTCAGAAACACTTCTACAATCCCGAGTCGGATTCTGAAGGCCAACACTAGTGCCTATCTCACCCCGTGAGGACTCCCTCTTCTTTCAGGTATCCTGTCCCAAGCGGGCAGTCTGGGCTTCCCGTTTCATACGATTGATGTCCTCACTTTGGATGCCTTTATCCACTCTGCGCCAGAACTCTCGAAATGTTCGGGGGTATTTCCTGTGTATCTCAGTGCTGAACGCACCAGCCATCAACCCATTGGTAAAGGCGGCTATAGTCACCTATTCATTTTATCGGGTATCTGCACGTTTTCGTCCTGGAACCTCTGCGCATACGAGCGTAGAGACTCTCCTGGGGCCTGCTGTATGTTCAAGAGATAGGCCAAGATCTTCGTCACCGGTCGAAATGATACGAAGCGGTGGATGAACTTGTCCACCAGCTCTCCCAGAGAAGATATGCTCCTAGGTTCTAAGTTCCAGACTATTACCGTTTTTTATCACTTAACTATTACCGTTTTTTATCAAACTATTACCGTTTTCGAAATGGTGCAACATGTCATCAAACTATTACCGTTTTTTATCACTTAacttttttttagcaaaaaatgtCAGTTAACTTTTTTCTTAGCCAAAAATACCATCCACCTATTAAAAACGCAATTGCTTGATCATTCTATTAAATTTAGACGTTACACACCGTCAAAAAATCACGTGTGACATGCAAAAAGGGTTCAAGAGacaaaatagttttaaaaaaaaaatcatgcacAAAAAATGGTCGACTTTGTCGTCTAACTACTAGTTTTCTTCCTATTGaacaacaaaaatttttaaatctcATTAAATCTCCCGTATTGATTCCTCATAGTAGCTTAGATGATGTCCACAAAAAACATAAGTGCAGCTAGCTCGCGCGCTGGGTATGGACTTCTCTTCAGTCAATGTAGATTATATTGTCTTTTCAGGCGAAGATTTCGGCATCATTAGGTTCTGTGCAAGTGGCCCAATTTTGGGAGTGAGAGCCTTTGTTTCGAAAATTAGGTGTAGGTTAGCAAATGCTAGGTAATTTATTTAAAGTCCTTGATCCTTTAATATAACTAATTTTGACGCTAAGAACATTGTCGTTTCTTTCAAAATTTGTCcctaaaagaaaatttggacATTTTTACTCTTCAATGATCACTCATGCAAGTCACATGTATGGCCTTCCTATGGCCTTAATACACAAACTTAAACAGAATGACTAAAAAGTTACGTTTTAAAGAGTTGAGTGatatttttggttaaaaaaaatagttaagTGATATTTTTTGACTAAGGAAAAGTTAAATTACATTTTtggctttaaaaaaaaaagttaagttGTGAATAGTGATAAAAGGTAATAGTTTGATAACATTTTGCTCCATTTGTTCCTATACAAAACCTAATGTATACTTTTATTTTTCCAAGACTTAGAGACACTCATAACATGGAATTATACATGTAATTTTACTGAATTCTTACTTTTCAGCCATTGGGCCTCCACTTATCATGGCGAATAAATTTAGTCTCTTAACTTTAAAAGGCTTGGTCAACATGATCTTCTTAGGAAAGATTGAGAGTTAGTATCAAATTGAGAGATTgtttaagtgatttttttttttggtaaattcaACTCACCCCAAATAGATTCTAACTCTAAATTAAGCACTTtaccatttttccttttagtttttttttgtctttctttaataaaacaaaaagagaaTCAAGAATGATTACCCACCTACCACCTTGATTTACTTGAAACCACGAGCTACTGGTTGTATAAGTGAAGCGTTTTAGCAAAACGAGCTCAATAAATTCTCTGGTATTTGCGATAACAACATAGAATCAACTCATCTTGAATAAGGtctcaaaaataattttttgacaTAAAATACATCAAAATACTTCAGGTAACTTGCATAAAGTTATAAAATACTTAACAAGTTACTGTTGACATATATCATGAGAAAAAAAACACGAGCTGAAAATGTAATGGTCGAGATACCAAAATTcttttataaattttaaaagTATTATTCACAAATGCTAGAATTATTCAATCTCGTTTCACAATTTTTAAGGAAACATgaataaatttttgtttaaatttatTTGAGTTCTTTTCAGGAACAAAAGACTATTTTCCTTATTGGAAAAAGCATTATAGCTGTTTTAAAAAGTTTTATGAATCATTTCGAAAATATTTTTATGGTATTTACCTAAATCAACTGTCATGAAAACCATTAAAGGGCCTCTAAATTTTATTAATACAAAAGTACCACATTAGCCGATTGTTTATAAAAGCTGATGGACTAAATTAGTTTGTCATTATAACTAAGGGACCACATTGTGTATGACTTTTAAGAAAAGAGACTAAATTGTCATTATTTgcttttgggttttttttttttaataatggcGCAGGTGTAATTCACGCGACTAGTGCACTTGTTTTACTTAATTTTCATGTACTACTTTGATCCCTTTTTACAAAGATAAGAAACTAAAAATGTGATGATAGATAAAAGGACCACTTGTTAACATGAGTACAATGGAGTTGAATCGAGCTTGAGTAGCATTCTACTCGAGCTCGATTTAACTGAAAAATATAGGTATTCGAATTTGTCAAATATCTTCTTTTCGAGCTTGAGCTTGATTTTGAGTTCAATCAACCCTTTCTCATTAAtgttttttatataaaaaaaaatgtaaccaaatattttcaataaccCATCACCTAAAGCATTCGaaataaatattaaataataagtaaaatagttaaaaattaaaacttgaATAATAAGTAAAACATTTAAATTTAAGATTAAATAATTAGTAATACTTGATTAGGCTTGAGAAACACTCAATCATAGCATTTTCAAGCTTGAGCTTGACTCGATTTATTACTCGATAGCTTGAGCTTGAATCAGCACTTGTACTCCTACTCGTTAACATGGTTTcaagatttaatttctttttgtaagAGTAAAAC
This portion of the Coffea eugenioides isolate CCC68of chromosome 11, Ceug_1.0, whole genome shotgun sequence genome encodes:
- the LOC113752068 gene encoding uncharacterized protein LOC113752068; translation: MTIALWFYDACIPINAINSPFFQKAIDQIASMGHGYKGPSYHSLRVNLLRNAKRYVKLVVDSFRNTWAKIGCTIMGDGWKDTRQRPLINFLIYCPKGISFIKSVDASDIVTSAENLCNLFAKIVEMVGSNNVVHLVTDNAKAAGSLLSERYLNICWSPCAAHCINLILKDIGDMNDVKAIVSLASTVTVFIYNHKFTLNWLRKTTGWKEIIRPGETRFVTTFLALKSLHDHKDSLQSLVTSDDYKKFLRIEKEKDVKQIILDEGFEITV